In Portunus trituberculatus isolate SZX2019 chromosome 33, ASM1759143v1, whole genome shotgun sequence, the following proteins share a genomic window:
- the LOC123512362 gene encoding uncharacterized protein LOC123512362 encodes MEHEVQNLMLLTLPGNLREQASQLISVSKTNEEERLLKHSYKYGRYHSHRREHHVSDSDEKVKSQAKKAAIPLAIAQLIMKLWSPKMRRHAEKLILQKGVEEGYLKEHHFKWVHVLEDQEEECNQEESWFIDNIDDTIIKLVWDIFDMKTHYSQVTSHRLWILRSYHRLKEFMPSLQEEIIDRHDLTKYAFSQAVGYTLKWVHTSYHEIWKTACDFHLFNEPHHPQAWSKVHTPEEKRTKLLKWLSGASDSHTGCPYGLDITNLDLSTEDFAEPFLLESYIDMVGVEWERKKGMDLNISTRNLAFIDDKFLTRYTKKQHRIIRNLIEKITAADQSWNNLDLTAGESFLLSTVPAHRKGKFACQLEMQRKNEMSRMEYRAPAGISKAEAELQKQEAMKKAQIKSFYILIAKTVTELWDPSFRNRVENLILKKAVMEKQIKSNFIDWILVFENKDSSQAETSSKEDSDELPIKDEDIVKLLWDEFMLSEHFTQVQQHRHWIRQSYQHLAHFMPELPEEVIERHDLSKLAFSQSIGYTLKWVHNINLPVWRKACDLHLNNEPHHPQLWCNKNTVEHKQNCLEKWLGDRESYGVVVSALDLKSENMARVFLLESLIDMVAVEWERNKGQKPDMTYTELIYMEEKFLSRYTPSDKTFIMERMSVIREADNPQPVS; translated from the coding sequence ATGGAGCATGAAGTACAGAATTTGATGTTGCTCACATTGCCTGGGAATCTAAGGGAACAGGCTTCACAGCTCATCAGTGTGTCCAAGACCAATGAAGAGGAGCGCCTGCTGAAACACTCCTACAAGTATGGCCGGTACCATTCCCACAGAAGAGAGCACCATGTCAGTGACTCTGATGAGAAGGTGAAGAGCCAGGCTAAAAAAGCAGCCATTCCACTAGCCATCGCGCAGCTGATAATGAAGCTGTGGTCACCCAAGATGCGGAGACATGCCGAAAAGCTGATTCTGCAGAAGGGTGTGGAGGAGGGCTACCTGAAGGAGCACCACTTTAAGTGGGTGCATGTGCtggaagaccaggaggaggaatgtaaccAGGAAGAGTCCTGGTTCattgataatattgatgataccatAATTAAGTTAGTATGGGACATATTTGACATGAAGACACACTACTCTCAGGTCACTAGCCACCGCTTGTGGATTTTGAGGAGCTATCACCGCCTGAAAGAGTTCATGCCCAGCCTGCAGGAGGAGATAATAGACCGACACGACCTGACCAAGTACGCCTTCAGCCAGGCTGTGGGCTACACACTGAAGTGGGTCCACACCTCATACCATGAGATATGGAAGACTGCTTGTGACTTCCATCTGTTCAATGAGCCACATCACCCTCAGGCCTGGAGCAAAGTACACACTCCTGAGGAGAAACGCACCAAACTCCTGAAGTGGCTGTCTGGTGCCAGTGACTCCCACACGGGCTGCCCCTATGGACTGGACATCACCAACCTTGACCTGAGTACTGAAGACTTTGCCGAACCCTTCCTGCTTGAGAGTTATATAGACATGGTTGGTGtagaatgggagaggaagaagggcatGGATTTAAACATTTCAACAAGGAATCTTGCATTTATTGATGACAAGTTCTTGACCAGATACACCAAGAAACAGCACAGGATAATAAGGAATTTGATTGAAAAGATTACTGCTGCTGATCAATCTTGGAACAACTTGGACTTAACGGCAGGGGAGAGCTTTTTGCTGAGCACGGTGCCTGCACACAGGAAAGGCAAGTTTGCTTGCCAGCTTGAAAtgcagaggaaaaatgaaatgagtaGAATGGAGTATAGGGCTCCTGCAGGAATCTCAAAAGCAGAAGCTGAACTGCAGAAGCAAGAAGCAATGAAGAAAGCTCAAATTAAGTCTTTTTACATATTAATTGCCAAGACTGTTACAGAGCTCTGGGATCCCAGTTTTAGGAATCGCGTGGAGAACTTAATTCTCAAAAAGGCTGTCATGGAAAAGCAAATCAAAAGTAACTTTATAGACTGGATTTTGGTGTTTGAAAACAAGGATAGCAGTCAGGCTGAAACATCTTCCAAGGAAGACTCAGATGAGCTTCCCATCAAAGATGAAGACATTGTCAAGCTGCTATGGGACGAGTTCATGCTGAGTGAGCACTTCACTCAGGTGCAGCAGCACCGCCACTGGATCAGGCAGAGCTACCAGCACCTGGCACACTTCATGCCAGAGCTGCCAGAGGAGGTGATAGAGCGCCACGACCTCAGCAAGCTGGCATTCTCCCAGAGCATCGGGTACACCCTCAAGTGGGTGCACAATATTAACTTGCCTGTGTGGCGCAAAGCTTGTGACCTCCACCTCAACAATGAGCCCCACCACCCCCAACTGTGGTGTAACAAGAACACAGTGGAGCACAAGCAGAACTGCCTGGAGAAGTGGCTGGGTGACAGGGAGTCATACGGTGTGGTGGTGTCCGCTCTGGACCTGAAATCGGAGAACATGGCGCGGGTGTTCCTGCTGGAGAGCCTCATTGACATGGTGGCcgtggagtgggagagaaacaaagggCAGAAGCCAGACATGACATACACGGAGCTCATATACATGGAGGAAAAGTTTCTGTCCCGCTACACGCCGAGCGACAAGACATTCATCATGGAGCGCATGAGTGTCATCAGGGAGGCAGACAATCCTCAACCAGTGTCTTAG